Proteins encoded in a region of the Raphanus sativus cultivar WK10039 chromosome 8, ASM80110v3, whole genome shotgun sequence genome:
- the LOC108819944 gene encoding uncharacterized protein At4g02000-like, whose amino-acid sequence MSAAMDRALMALSLDEDEVPFKMPDLPGISSAEENALSLMGRTLNPELQKMPGLIRTMPRKWGKEGKVRGRALSQERFQFIFTNEHDLLDVLEKGVQTYMDWTIVLERWVENPPEDYLQYIPLWVRISKIPENYYTTLALTALGDIIGRVKVVAFDPSQPVTQNYIRVQVLFNVAHPLRMAKVIDMGGGKSHTIHFDYEQVQKRCFTCRRLNHEQKLCPLEVRKRQEEAQIRRARVMAEKIRTEPVLTQDDPLKGVLEESQVGVNPLTGRPKIAKLVLEEMRKYLISDSGEDIALKIDKIRKSVREAEADPVTQRTVLGLEPMPIFTKDLNKGKGLAY is encoded by the exons ATGTCTGCTGCTATGGACAGAGCCTTAATGGCTCTCTCACTAGATGAAGATGAAGTTCCATTCAAGATGCCTGATCTTCCAGGAATCAGTTCGGCGGAGGAGAACGCTCTCAGTCTCATGGGGAGAACTTTAAACCCAGAACTTCAAAAAATGCCGGGTTTGATTCGTACTATGCCTAGGAAGTGGGGAAAAGAAGGCAAAGTCAGGGGTAGAGCTTTATCCCAAGAGAGATTTCAGTTCATTTTCACAAATGAACATGATTTGCTTGATGTTCTGGAAAAGGGAGTCCAAACCTACATGGACTGGACTATCGTTTTGGAAAGGTGGGTGGAGAATCCGCCGGAGGATTACCTGCAGTACATTCCACTATGGGTCAGGATCAGCAAGATCCCGGAGAACTACTACACGACATTGGCTCTGACAGCGCTCGGTGATATCATAGGGAGAGTGAAAGTGGTCGCCTTCGACCCTTCGCAACCGGTGACACAAAACTACATCAGAGTTCAGGTTCTCTTCAACGTAGCTCATCCGTTGAGAATGGCGAAAGTCATAGACATGGGTGGAGGGAAATCTCACACAATCCACTTTGACTATGAACAAGTTCAGAAAAGATGCTTTACTTGTCGAAGACTTAACCATGAGCAGAAGCTGTGCCCTTTGGAGGTCAGGAAGAGACAGGAGGAGGCGCAGATTAGGAGAGCACGGGTTATGGCAGAGAAGATCAGAACAGAGCCGGTTCTCACTCAGGATGATCCTTTAAAGGGAGTGTTAGAGGAGTCTCAGGTAGGAGTAAACCCACTCACAGGAAGGCCTAAAATAGCGAAGCTGGTTCTTGAAGAGATGAGGAAGTATCTCATTTCAGATTCTGGAGAAGATATAGCTCTGAAAATCGATAAAATCAGGAAGTCAGTTCGGGAAGCAGAGGCGGATCCAGTTACACAGAGGACTGTCCTGGGATTGGAACCGATGCCTATCTTCACAAAAGACCTCAACAAAGGAAAAGGGCTG gcttATTAG